A window of the Pseudoliparis swirei isolate HS2019 ecotype Mariana Trench chromosome 13, NWPU_hadal_v1, whole genome shotgun sequence genome harbors these coding sequences:
- the sfxn2 gene encoding sideroflexin-2 yields MDLGSFDIDAPQWDQSTFMGRLKHFFNITDWRTAALPDSRLDEAKVLVEHCRSGFVPPGTTEEQLHYAKKLYDSAFHPDTGDRMNLIGRMSFQVPGGMAITGFMLQFYRTVPAVVFWQWVNQSFNALVNYTNRNAASPITPKQIGVAYFTATSTALATAVALNLYTKKAPPLVARWVPFVAVASANCVNIPMMRQQEILNGISVTDENGNNLGHSTRAAVKGITQVVVSRISMAAPGMIILPIIMQRMEKYKFMQRITFLHGPIQVMLVGVFLVFMVPAACSLFPQRCSMAVSKLEPELRDSIMSQYGDAVQRVYFNKGL; encoded by the exons ATGGATCTAGGCTCATTTGACATCGACGCGCCGCAATGGGACCAGTCGACGTTTATGGGCCGGCTGAAACACTTCTTCAACATCACAGACTGGCGAACGGCGGCTTTACCTGACTCGCGCTTGGATGAGGCCAAAGTTTTAGTCGAACACTGCAG GTCAGGATTCGTCCCTCCCGGCaccacagaggagcagctccacTACGCGAAGAAGCTGTACGACTCGGCCTTCCACCCCGACACCGGGGACCGCATGAACCTCATCGGCCGCATGTCCTTCCAGGTGCCTGGAGGCATGGCCATCACCGGCTTCATGCTGCAGTTCTACAG GACAGTTCCCGCCGTGGTGTTCTGGCAGTGGGTGAATCAGTCCTTCAACGCTCTGGTCAACTACACCAACCGTAACGCTGCCTCCCCCATCACTCCCAA GCAGATCGGAGTAGCCTACTTCACAGCGACTAGCACTGCGTTGGCAACAGCGGTGGCACTCAACCTCTAcacaaag AAAGCTCCTCCTCTCGTGGCTCGCTGGGTCCCCTTTGTCGCGGTGGCGTCTGCCAACTGTGTTAACATTCCTATGATGAGACAACA gGAAATTCTGAATGGCATCTCAGTCACAGATGAAAATGGCAACAATCTGGGCCACTCTACG AGAGCTGCAGTAAAAGGCATCACTCAGGTGGTCGTCTCTCGGATCAGCATGGCTGCACCAGGAATGA TCATCCTCCCCATCATCATGCAGAGAATGGAAAAATACAAGTTCATGCAG AGGATCACGTTCCTCCACGGACCGATTCAAGTGATGCTGGTGGGAGTGTT tttGGTCTTCATGGTGCCTGCTGCCTGCTCCTTGTTCCCGCAGAGATG CTCAATGGCCGTGTCCAAGCTGGAGCCCGAGCTGAGAGACTCCATTATGTCTCAATATGGAGACGCTGTGCAACGTGTCTACTTCAACAAAGGCCTCTGA